In Syntrophorhabdales bacterium, a single window of DNA contains:
- a CDS encoding DUF3786 domain-containing protein → MPLEKQKTYKKVFDLACEELRASDLTATFRHAHVEYTTDDGRYEIDVPFFEEHIIIQIPGFSFRSSAGSNVTLATKILILHYLLKASGEPLRQDKIPYEDVPGCRPYLPVFERRVVHPLLSAFGYNRDQFRSAGESLGAVPESFGDVSFTLNALPMIPLTFILWEGDQEFPPSLKVLFDPSIDTYLPLEDITVLSKLAAVRITKAARKAYSSDL, encoded by the coding sequence ATGCCACTGGAAAAACAGAAAACGTATAAGAAAGTTTTTGATCTTGCCTGCGAGGAACTGCGCGCCTCAGACCTCACGGCAACGTTCCGGCACGCACACGTTGAGTACACAACAGATGACGGACGCTACGAAATCGATGTACCCTTCTTCGAGGAACACATTATTATCCAAATCCCGGGTTTCTCGTTCCGAAGCTCAGCGGGAAGCAACGTGACGCTCGCCACGAAGATTCTTATCCTCCACTATCTCCTCAAAGCTTCGGGCGAACCTCTCCGGCAGGATAAAATACCCTACGAAGATGTTCCGGGTTGCAGGCCATATCTGCCCGTCTTTGAGCGCCGCGTGGTACATCCCTTACTTTCTGCGTTCGGGTACAACAGAGATCAATTCAGGTCTGCAGGAGAGAGTCTGGGGGCCGTTCCGGAATCTTTCGGCGATGTATCGTTTACGTTGAATGCATTGCCGATGATTCCCCTCACGTTTATTCTCTGGGAGGGAGATCAGGAATTTCCGCCTTCCCTCAAAGTCCTCTTTGATCCATCCATAGACACGTATCTACCCCTCGAAGATATAACGGTCCTCTCAAAACTTGCCGCCGTCCGCATCACCAAAGCAGCACGAAAGGCGTATAGTTCGGATTTATAA
- a CDS encoding FAD-dependent oxidoreductase, whose translation MTYDIIIIGNSAAGLTVLKTLRRLNRDVSIALIDREDVPAYSRVLTPYYIGGDTSRKNLFLVAMAFYGDLGVDTFFGKNAVSVDGGKRQVLLDDATGLSYRNLLIATGAESKEIGIRHERVLGLRHLRDADRLRALFQNAASVVGLGAGLVTLPTLSHLAPGVEKSLVVSSGRILSRVLDAEGSLILEERMKQQGIAIYKKDDISDVQGTERLAVRLASGAVVKSDVVLVGKGVTPNVELARKAGCSVDRGIIIDEYCRTTVEGIWAAGDNAQGVDFVTGGKVVQGNWITAVEQGEIAAMNMLNVGVRYAGSLRNNTTEIFGHDIAVAGYTGDDAPQTLSYVYEDVRLYRKIFLDKKERVIGVSMIGETNDAGIYYGLIRRRAKLADSTAINHQQNYARTLHSMDYR comes from the coding sequence GTGACGTACGACATCATCATCATCGGAAACAGTGCAGCGGGACTGACTGTACTGAAGACCTTGAGGAGGCTGAACCGGGACGTATCAATTGCACTCATCGACCGGGAGGATGTGCCCGCCTATTCGCGCGTGCTCACGCCGTATTACATCGGCGGGGACACCTCCCGAAAGAACCTCTTCCTCGTTGCCATGGCGTTCTATGGTGATCTCGGTGTCGACACTTTTTTCGGCAAGAATGCGGTTTCTGTGGATGGCGGGAAAAGACAGGTGCTGCTTGATGACGCGACCGGCCTTTCTTACCGGAACCTCCTGATAGCTACAGGAGCCGAGTCGAAGGAGATCGGTATCAGGCATGAACGCGTCCTCGGACTGCGCCACCTCCGGGATGCAGACAGGCTCCGGGCTCTGTTCCAGAACGCAGCAAGCGTCGTCGGCCTTGGTGCCGGATTGGTAACGCTGCCGACCTTATCGCACCTGGCTCCCGGGGTAGAAAAATCTTTGGTTGTTTCTTCCGGCCGCATACTCAGCCGCGTACTGGACGCGGAAGGCTCTCTCATACTGGAAGAGCGCATGAAACAGCAGGGAATAGCCATCTACAAGAAGGACGATATCTCTGACGTGCAGGGGACGGAAAGGCTCGCTGTGCGACTTGCTTCGGGAGCCGTAGTGAAGAGTGACGTTGTTCTTGTCGGCAAGGGAGTAACGCCCAATGTTGAACTGGCACGGAAGGCAGGCTGCAGCGTTGACAGGGGTATAATCATCGATGAGTACTGCAGGACTACCGTGGAAGGCATCTGGGCTGCCGGCGACAATGCCCAAGGGGTGGATTTTGTCACGGGCGGAAAGGTGGTGCAGGGTAACTGGATAACGGCCGTGGAGCAAGGCGAGATCGCCGCGATGAACATGCTCAACGTTGGTGTCCGCTATGCGGGGAGCCTCCGAAACAACACGACTGAAATTTTCGGACACGATATTGCGGTGGCGGGGTATACCGGAGACGATGCGCCGCAGACGCTCAGTTATGTGTATGAGGATGTGCGCCTATACCGAAAAATCTTCCTTGACAAAAAGGAGCGGGTCATCGGGGTCAGCATGATCGGCGAAACAAATGATGCGGGCATTTACTACGGCTTGATTCGCCGAAGAGCAAAACTTGCGGATTCAACAGCCATCAATCACCAACAGAACTACGCCAGGACGCTTCACTCCATGGATTATCGGTGA
- a CDS encoding ABC transporter ATP-binding protein yields the protein MSDLILSAKGIKKKYDKDGGSLHVLKGIDLDVRAGDFITIMGPSGAGKSTFLHILGSLDTPTEGEILYRGTAISLHGEQEQSDFRNKRIGFVFQFYHLLQDFTVLENIMMPLWIKGVKPEDALSSAQEFLGIMGLEERATHRPGELSGGEQQRVAIARALINKPELILADEPTGNLDRKTGREVLSYILSVREQLSAALVLVTHDPEIGMLGQRRLQMVDGELSSL from the coding sequence ATGAGTGATCTGATTCTCTCCGCGAAGGGCATTAAGAAGAAATATGACAAAGATGGGGGAAGCTTGCACGTGTTGAAAGGGATTGACCTTGATGTACGGGCGGGCGACTTTATCACGATCATGGGTCCGTCGGGCGCCGGGAAAAGTACATTCCTTCATATACTCGGCTCCCTCGATACGCCGACAGAAGGCGAGATACTTTACAGGGGAACCGCTATCTCTTTGCATGGAGAACAGGAGCAGAGCGATTTCAGAAATAAAAGAATAGGATTTGTTTTTCAGTTCTACCATCTTCTGCAGGATTTCACTGTCCTGGAGAACATCATGATGCCCCTTTGGATCAAAGGAGTGAAGCCGGAAGATGCCCTCTCATCCGCGCAGGAATTTCTCGGCATTATGGGGCTTGAGGAGAGAGCAACCCACAGGCCGGGCGAGCTATCCGGAGGAGAGCAGCAGCGCGTAGCCATAGCAAGGGCGTTGATAAACAAGCCGGAGCTTATTCTTGCCGACGAACCCACGGGCAATCTGGACCGGAAGACAGGGAGGGAAGTGCTCAGTTACATTCTCTCTGTTCGCGAACAGTTGTCGGCCGCTCTGGTACTTGTGACTCACGATCCCGAAATCGGGATGCTGGGGCAGCGCCGGTTGCAGATGGTAGACGGAGAGCTCTCCTCGTTATAA
- a CDS encoding lipoprotein-releasing ABC transporter permease subunit codes for MKYESMIALRYLRSKRKEKFISFTNWAAAVGIAIGVMALIVVIAVMTGFQDEIRDRILGVNPHMLISDVLNGPITNPDAIVEAAKSTPGVAAAFPFTTFQGLAQGPQRVSGVVVKGMNPKDLSFLNHLVKEGSIESLNEKGSILVAKELARELGLRVGDVFTLLVPFGGISPMGATPETIRLRVGGIFQTGMYDIDSMLAVMSLNDVQALLGAGVSGVEVKLNDVYEAPAVRSALARKLGPRYIVRTWIEMNRNLFSALKLEKIAMFVILVLIILVASFNIISSLVMTVMEKKKDIAILKAMGARNRSVMKIFMAEGLTIGAFGALAGSIIGYLMCVIQNWLHIIKLSQEVYTINVLPMKISVTDVLLIASVTIVICLLSTLYPSYKATKIDPVETLRYE; via the coding sequence ATGAAATACGAATCAATGATCGCACTCAGGTATCTGCGCTCCAAGCGGAAGGAGAAGTTTATATCCTTCACCAACTGGGCTGCGGCAGTTGGCATCGCGATCGGGGTAATGGCGCTTATCGTTGTGATTGCCGTCATGACCGGATTTCAGGACGAGATCAGGGACCGCATACTGGGAGTGAATCCTCACATGCTTATCAGCGATGTGCTCAACGGCCCGATCACTAATCCGGATGCGATAGTTGAGGCAGCGAAGAGCACACCCGGTGTCGCTGCCGCTTTTCCTTTCACGACGTTCCAGGGCCTGGCGCAGGGACCGCAGCGGGTATCGGGCGTGGTTGTGAAGGGTATGAATCCCAAGGACCTGTCCTTTTTGAACCACCTCGTCAAAGAGGGCAGTATAGAGTCGCTGAATGAGAAGGGAAGCATCCTGGTGGCCAAGGAGCTGGCGCGGGAACTGGGCCTGAGAGTGGGCGACGTCTTTACATTGCTTGTGCCGTTCGGTGGAATTTCCCCCATGGGTGCAACACCTGAGACCATCCGTCTCCGTGTCGGAGGGATATTCCAAACAGGGATGTACGATATAGACAGTATGCTTGCGGTCATGTCTCTTAACGATGTGCAGGCTCTGCTGGGAGCGGGCGTGAGCGGTGTGGAGGTGAAGCTCAACGATGTGTATGAGGCACCTGCGGTGCGGAGCGCTCTGGCACGAAAGCTGGGCCCGAGGTACATCGTCCGCACGTGGATCGAGATGAACAGGAACCTTTTTTCAGCGCTCAAGCTGGAGAAAATAGCCATGTTCGTCATTCTGGTGCTTATCATTCTGGTGGCGAGCTTCAACATCATCAGCTCGCTCGTCATGACCGTCATGGAAAAGAAGAAAGACATCGCTATTCTTAAGGCAATGGGCGCCAGAAACAGAAGTGTCATGAAGATCTTCATGGCCGAGGGCCTCACCATAGGAGCCTTCGGGGCGCTGGCGGGCTCCATAATCGGCTACCTCATGTGCGTGATCCAGAACTGGCTCCACATCATAAAGCTTTCCCAGGAGGTCTACACCATCAACGTCCTGCCGATGAAGATCAGCGTGACAGACGTTCTTCTGATTGCATCTGTGACTATCGTGATCTGCCTCCTTTCCACGCTCTATCCTTCGTACAAGGCTACCAAGATAGATCCGGTGGAGACGTTGCGCTATGAGTGA
- a CDS encoding 4Fe-4S dicluster domain-containing protein translates to MQKMIRVEPSKCIGCKSCELSCSFKHAGEFAPTKARIVNEIFPEEAAYITVTCMQCDEPWCVKACPSNAIAKNGETGVVSVDEDKCVGCRTCVSACPFGMIKYAAWKQKADKCNLCGTDFPECVTFCPTQCLTFATEDTPLRAKIKRFATAVKEGRMEV, encoded by the coding sequence ATGCAAAAGATGATCAGAGTGGAGCCGAGCAAGTGTATCGGGTGCAAGTCGTGTGAGCTTTCCTGCTCATTCAAGCACGCAGGGGAATTCGCACCTACGAAGGCCCGCATAGTCAACGAGATATTTCCTGAAGAGGCAGCCTACATAACCGTCACGTGCATGCAGTGCGACGAACCCTGGTGTGTAAAGGCCTGCCCGAGCAATGCCATTGCCAAAAATGGTGAAACGGGCGTGGTCAGTGTGGATGAGGACAAATGCGTCGGGTGTCGCACCTGCGTGAGCGCCTGTCCTTTTGGCATGATCAAGTATGCTGCATGGAAACAGAAGGCGGACAAGTGCAACTTGTGCGGTACTGATTTTCCTGAATGTGTCACCTTCTGCCCTACACAGTGCCTCACGTTCGCCACGGAGGATACGCCGCTGCGGGCAAAGATCAAGAGATTTGCGACCGCGGTGAAAGAGGGAAGGATGGAGGTGTGA
- the rpe gene encoding ribulose-phosphate 3-epimerase, with amino-acid sequence MAVLIAPSILSADFRKLEEEIKAVEEAGADLLHVDVMDGHFVPNITIGPMIAEAVRKATTLQVDAHLMIDNPAAFVESFAHAGADIITIHAESDNHLFRTVDAIKSLGKKAGVALNPSTPLWAVEYLITEIDLLLIMTVNPGFGGQSYITAMNEKIRAASRIIAESGRQIILAVDGGVKASNARQVADLGGRLLVMGTEIFHSADYKQKIREVREELKGVK; translated from the coding sequence ATGGCGGTACTGATAGCGCCCTCGATCCTGTCTGCTGATTTTCGCAAGCTGGAAGAGGAGATAAAGGCTGTAGAAGAAGCAGGAGCCGACCTGTTGCACGTTGACGTAATGGATGGCCACTTCGTTCCCAACATAACCATCGGACCCATGATAGCCGAGGCAGTGCGAAAAGCCACGACACTGCAGGTGGATGCACACCTCATGATCGACAATCCCGCAGCCTTTGTAGAAAGCTTTGCCCATGCCGGCGCGGATATTATCACTATCCATGCGGAAAGCGACAACCACCTCTTCAGAACAGTCGACGCAATAAAGTCTCTCGGCAAAAAAGCCGGCGTAGCACTCAATCCGTCAACGCCACTCTGGGCAGTGGAGTATCTCATTACCGAGATCGACCTTCTCCTCATCATGACGGTCAATCCTGGTTTTGGAGGCCAGAGTTATATAACCGCAATGAATGAGAAGATCAGGGCCGCATCGCGCATCATCGCCGAGTCGGGAAGGCAGATTATCCTCGCGGTCGACGGCGGCGTGAAGGCGAGCAACGCCCGGCAGGTGGCAGATCTAGGGGGCAGGCTCCTGGTGATGGGCACGGAAATATTCCACAGCGCAGATTACAAGCAGAAGATAAGAGAAGTGCGGGAAGAACTGAAAGGCGTGAAGTGA
- the htpX gene encoding zinc metalloprotease HtpX: MNQAKTFFLMVILTIIFVALGSMIGGKNGAMLAFAVALVMNFVSYWFSDRIVLAMYRAQEVSESEAPELYALVASLSQKASIPMPRVYIIEEDSPNAFATGRDPSHAVVAVTTGILRLLNRTELEGVLGHELSHVKHRDILVSTVAAAMAGAITMLANWARFAAFFGGGRDSDEEGGGNIFSVIIFSMIAAFAAMLIQLAISRSREYYADEGGAELSGNPLYLASALRKLQAGVARVPMQDANPSTAHMFILNPFSAKGVLALFSTHPPIEERIERLEGMAHRR, from the coding sequence ATGAACCAAGCCAAGACATTTTTTCTGATGGTCATCCTTACGATCATTTTCGTGGCGCTTGGCAGCATGATAGGTGGAAAAAATGGCGCCATGCTGGCTTTTGCGGTTGCGCTGGTGATGAATTTCGTGAGCTACTGGTTCAGCGATCGGATCGTGCTTGCGATGTACCGGGCCCAGGAGGTCAGCGAAAGCGAAGCACCTGAGCTCTACGCACTGGTGGCATCGTTGTCGCAGAAGGCGTCTATCCCGATGCCGAGAGTCTATATCATAGAAGAGGACAGTCCTAACGCCTTTGCAACGGGTAGAGACCCGTCACATGCTGTAGTTGCTGTGACCACGGGAATTCTGAGGCTGCTCAACCGGACCGAACTGGAAGGTGTCCTCGGGCACGAACTCTCGCACGTGAAGCACCGCGACATACTGGTATCAACAGTGGCAGCTGCTATGGCAGGAGCCATCACCATGCTCGCCAACTGGGCAAGGTTCGCAGCCTTTTTCGGGGGAGGCCGGGATAGCGACGAAGAGGGAGGCGGTAACATATTCAGCGTGATCATTTTTTCGATGATTGCAGCTTTTGCAGCCATGCTCATCCAGTTGGCCATCTCCCGTTCGCGCGAGTACTACGCGGACGAGGGAGGAGCCGAGCTTTCCGGAAATCCTCTTTACCTGGCGAGTGCACTCCGTAAACTTCAGGCCGGTGTCGCCCGCGTGCCCATGCAGGACGCAAACCCCTCAACTGCCCACATGTTTATATTGAACCCCTTCAGTGCCAAGGGCGTGCTGGCCCTTTTCAGTACGCACCCTCCCATTGAAGAGCGCATCGAAAGATTGGAGGGAATGGCGCATAGACGCTGA
- a CDS encoding transcription antitermination factor NusB codes for MKSASKDWREWRIDADSYLIRSLSVDIIRKVEDGRLLDETIDRSFSRLDVREPLKALLYEITAGVLRRKGYLDWVLSHYVRRSLKQDVRYILWTALYQAFFMRKGVHHVVNETVEYVKKEKGAAVANFVNAVLRKAAREGRALALPEDPLSRLSVAYSFPEWLVRRWVKQLGEQGTKALLTTMNKAPEFSLRVDERRIALDAAVRKIEGVGLVCRPGSLLPSAITVDRIGPLLNHELFRSRLVHVQDEASQLVGHAVAAEPGQLVLDACAGIGTKTEQMLELFPDTRLIAMDLRTGALTQDRPRLGIIRGDALYPPFKERLFDAILLDAPCSSLGIIRKHPEIKWRRKEEEIARYGKYQRALLNAVWPCLKQKGYCIYSVCSFEPEETLDVLRNFAADKQFILENPLPFLFNKEYFLSLPHETGVDGFFIARLRKA; via the coding sequence TTGAAGAGCGCATCGAAAGATTGGAGGGAATGGCGCATAGACGCTGATTCCTACCTTATCCGATCTCTCTCGGTAGACATCATCCGGAAGGTCGAGGATGGGCGCCTGCTTGACGAGACCATAGACCGATCCTTCTCGCGCCTGGATGTTCGCGAACCTCTCAAGGCTCTGCTCTATGAGATAACCGCAGGTGTACTCCGCAGGAAGGGTTACCTGGACTGGGTCCTTTCCCACTACGTGCGAAGATCCCTCAAGCAGGATGTACGCTACATCCTGTGGACAGCTCTCTACCAGGCATTCTTCATGAGGAAGGGTGTTCATCACGTCGTGAACGAGACAGTCGAATACGTCAAAAAGGAGAAGGGTGCGGCTGTTGCCAACTTCGTGAATGCCGTTCTGCGAAAGGCCGCGAGAGAGGGCAGAGCCCTCGCCCTTCCCGAGGATCCGCTGTCACGGCTCTCCGTCGCCTACTCTTTTCCCGAATGGCTGGTGCGTCGCTGGGTGAAACAGCTCGGGGAACAGGGGACCAAGGCCTTGCTCACGACGATGAACAAAGCGCCTGAATTCAGCCTTCGCGTTGATGAGCGCAGGATAGCGCTGGATGCGGCTGTGCGGAAGATCGAAGGCGTGGGGCTCGTCTGCCGCCCGGGATCGCTGCTGCCCTCCGCAATAACAGTGGACAGGATCGGCCCCCTGCTTAACCATGAGCTTTTCAGGTCGCGCCTGGTGCACGTGCAGGACGAGGCTTCCCAGCTGGTCGGCCATGCCGTGGCAGCAGAGCCGGGTCAGCTCGTATTGGATGCGTGTGCGGGCATCGGCACGAAGACTGAGCAGATGCTGGAGCTCTTTCCCGACACGCGTCTCATAGCCATGGATCTCAGGACCGGAGCGTTAACGCAGGATAGACCACGGTTGGGCATCATCAGGGGCGATGCTTTGTACCCACCTTTCAAGGAACGGCTTTTTGACGCCATCCTGTTGGATGCGCCCTGCTCTTCTCTTGGCATCATCCGCAAGCATCCGGAAATAAAGTGGCGGAGAAAAGAAGAGGAGATAGCCCGCTACGGAAAGTACCAACGGGCCCTGCTCAACGCAGTCTGGCCGTGTCTGAAGCAGAAGGGTTACTGTATCTACAGTGTCTGCTCGTTTGAACCGGAAGAGACGCTGGACGTGCTCCGGAACTTTGCAGCTGATAAGCAGTTTATACTTGAAAATCCCCTACCCTTCCTGTTTAATAAGGAATATTTTCTTTCTCTGCCCCACGAAACAGGTGTTGATGGTTTCTTTATCGCAAGACTGAGGAAAGCATGA
- a CDS encoding PASTA domain-containing protein — translation MSWLKTFLYCCAFVAVFAISSYVAMRLLIQEQGTITCPDLVGKELSDAKRLAGDRDLSVVVSRYEKRKEVPYNYIISQRPEPSMPVRKGRTLLVVVSEGPLLVDVPLLTNHNLTYAEETLKDKSLPLKKVINVPSGNVGTVLAQSPGSGRNIVDDEGVTLVLGTRQKRFYIMPDLVGRPVAEVINELETKQIKYNVTYVERPGKPQKTILETSIPPKMLFGEDDTVQILAVGG, via the coding sequence ATGAGCTGGCTCAAGACCTTCCTTTACTGCTGCGCCTTTGTAGCCGTCTTTGCGATCTCCAGCTACGTTGCGATGCGTCTTCTCATCCAGGAACAGGGCACGATCACCTGTCCTGATCTTGTGGGCAAAGAACTCTCCGACGCAAAGCGGCTTGCAGGCGACAGGGACCTTTCCGTGGTGGTCTCCCGATATGAAAAGCGAAAAGAAGTGCCCTACAACTACATCATCTCTCAAAGACCGGAGCCCAGCATGCCCGTAAGAAAAGGGCGGACTTTGCTGGTCGTCGTTTCTGAAGGCCCGCTGCTTGTTGATGTTCCTCTTCTCACCAACCATAACCTGACATATGCAGAGGAAACGCTCAAAGACAAAAGCCTCCCTCTGAAGAAGGTTATCAATGTTCCCAGTGGCAATGTGGGAACGGTCCTGGCCCAGTCGCCGGGCAGCGGCCGGAATATAGTTGACGATGAGGGCGTAACTCTCGTGCTGGGAACCAGGCAGAAGCGCTTCTACATCATGCCTGATCTCGTCGGGAGACCCGTGGCAGAAGTTATCAATGAACTGGAAACGAAACAGATCAAGTATAACGTGACCTACGTAGAGAGGCCCGGGAAACCTCAGAAGACCATCCTGGAGACGTCGATACCTCCCAAGATGCTCTTTGGAGAGGACGACACAGTGCAAATTTTAGCCGTTGGAGGATAG
- a CDS encoding aldehyde ferredoxin oxidoreductase family protein encodes MAGGWTGKVLRVNLTDGSWKTEGLKYEWARKFIGGRGLATKYLAEEIDPKIDPLSPGNKLIFVTGPLTGTVGVANGRYMVVTKAPLTGTIGSSNSGGHFGTELKCAGYDMVIIEGRAEKPVYLAIYDDTVQIRGASHLWGKLTFKTEELIQSEFHGDAKIACIGPAGENLVNFACVMNDKGRAAGRSGVGAVMGSKNLKAVAVRGTGGVKVNNREEYRKVALDAYHQIKANPVTGKGLPAFGTAVLVNVINASGLLPTKNFMLDTFDGAEDISGETLAKTFLKRNKGCMCCTIGCGRVSRVPDPRYATISEGPEYESIWALGADCGVNDLGAVVTANHICNEFGFDPISAGGTLACAMEMYEKGLIPEKDVDMPLEFGDAKALVAMMEKIGKREGFGDKLALGSQRLAQAYEHPEFSMTVKRQEFPAYDGRVAQGMALEYATSNRGACHVRGYLTSPEILGVPQKLDPLATEGKAAWVKAFQDLTAAFDSAGVCLFTTFALGADQLKDLLNAACGSNHSTADILLCGERIWNLERLFNLRAGIRPSEDTLPDRILKEPAVGPHKSVARLSETLPEYYSVRGWDPGGTPSEEKLRELEIA; translated from the coding sequence ATGGCAGGGGGATGGACAGGAAAAGTACTGCGTGTAAACCTTACGGATGGCTCCTGGAAAACCGAGGGCTTGAAGTACGAATGGGCCAGGAAGTTCATCGGCGGCAGGGGCCTGGCCACAAAGTACCTTGCAGAGGAGATAGATCCTAAAATCGATCCCTTGTCTCCCGGCAACAAACTTATTTTTGTGACAGGTCCGCTGACAGGCACCGTCGGCGTGGCGAATGGCCGCTACATGGTGGTCACCAAAGCTCCCCTGACGGGCACCATTGGCTCCTCAAACTCGGGCGGCCATTTCGGGACCGAGTTAAAGTGCGCGGGCTATGATATGGTGATCATAGAAGGCAGGGCCGAAAAGCCAGTGTACCTCGCGATCTACGATGACACTGTACAGATCAGGGGCGCATCCCACCTGTGGGGCAAGTTGACATTCAAGACAGAGGAACTCATTCAATCCGAGTTTCACGGCGATGCGAAGATTGCCTGCATAGGCCCGGCGGGCGAAAACCTGGTCAATTTTGCCTGCGTCATGAACGATAAGGGCAGGGCTGCCGGAAGAAGCGGTGTGGGCGCGGTCATGGGAAGTAAGAACCTGAAAGCCGTTGCGGTGCGAGGCACGGGTGGCGTGAAGGTGAATAACAGGGAAGAGTACAGGAAGGTCGCGCTGGACGCGTACCACCAGATCAAGGCAAATCCTGTGACGGGCAAAGGGTTGCCTGCCTTCGGCACGGCAGTGCTTGTCAATGTCATCAATGCGAGTGGCCTGCTGCCGACGAAAAATTTCATGCTGGATACCTTTGACGGCGCGGAGGACATCTCAGGAGAAACGCTTGCGAAGACCTTCCTCAAGAGAAACAAGGGGTGCATGTGCTGCACCATCGGGTGCGGCCGCGTGAGCCGGGTTCCTGACCCGCGGTACGCCACGATCAGCGAAGGGCCCGAGTACGAGAGCATATGGGCGCTCGGCGCAGACTGCGGCGTAAATGATCTGGGTGCTGTGGTCACTGCCAATCATATCTGCAATGAATTCGGCTTTGACCCCATCAGCGCAGGCGGTACTCTCGCGTGTGCCATGGAAATGTACGAGAAGGGACTTATACCGGAGAAGGATGTGGATATGCCGCTTGAGTTCGGAGATGCAAAAGCCCTGGTCGCCATGATGGAAAAGATCGGGAAACGAGAAGGATTCGGGGACAAGCTCGCCCTTGGTTCTCAAAGGCTGGCCCAGGCTTACGAACATCCTGAATTTTCGATGACCGTGAAGAGACAGGAATTCCCTGCTTACGATGGCAGGGTCGCGCAGGGGATGGCCCTGGAGTATGCGACGAGCAACCGGGGTGCCTGCCATGTCCGCGGTTACCTGACATCACCGGAAATCCTTGGTGTGCCTCAAAAGCTGGACCCGCTGGCTACCGAGGGAAAAGCCGCATGGGTTAAGGCATTCCAGGATCTCACCGCAGCATTCGATTCGGCAGGGGTATGCCTCTTCACCACATTTGCCCTCGGGGCGGATCAACTGAAGGATCTACTCAACGCGGCATGTGGATCGAATCACAGCACCGCCGACATCCTGCTTTGCGGGGAGAGGATCTGGAACCTGGAGAGACTCTTTAACCTGCGGGCTGGTATCAGACCGTCCGAGGACACGCTCCCGGACAGAATACTGAAGGAACCGGCTGTAGGACCCCACAAATCCGTGGCGAGGCTTTCGGAGACGCTTCCGGAATATTACTCAGTACGGGGCTGGGATCCTGGCGGCACGCCCTCGGAGGAAAAGCTCAGGGAACTTGAAATCGCATAG